CGTGAACCGCCATGCCTGTCGCGTCCGTCTGCGCACTGTCCAGCTGGTTGGCGATAAACGCCGCCATCGTCGAGATAGGGCTATAGATGTTGTGTGGCAAAATGTTGATGGCGTTGCCACTGACCATCAACACCGCCATCGTCTCGCCCATGGCCCGTCCCCAACCAAGCGCAATGGCACCAACCAGTCCGTCTTTGATAAACGGTAAACAGATATAACGAACGGTCTCCCACGTGGTCATCCCCAGGCCAAGGCCCCCTTCGCGAGCCAAGAGGGGCACCTGACGAAACAAATCGCGCGCGGTGGCTGTAATAATCGGGACAATCATCATCGCTAAGACGATGCCGCTCGTGAGCAGGCCGTAGCCACTGCCAGTGGATCCACCCAAAAACGGAATAAACCCAAACACACTGCGCAGAAACGGTCCAAACTGGTGGCTCACCCAAGGCGCGAGAACGAGAATCCCCCAAAGGCCAACGACCACACTTGGAATCCCTGCGAGAATTTCAACGAGAATACTGAGGACGAACCCAATCGGTCCGCGCACTCTGTAAGCGAGAATCATCGCTGTCAAAATCGACACTGGGATGGCAATAATGAGTGCCAAAACGGAACTCGCAACCGTCCCGACGATAAACACGAGCGCGCCATAGGACGCACCAGATGGTACGCTGACGCCATTTTTATGAATCATCGATCCATACAAGCTGCCCATATTCCAT
Above is a genomic segment from Alicyclobacillus acidoterrestris containing:
- the pstC gene encoding phosphate ABC transporter permease subunit PstC codes for the protein MRRVSSASKAADRVFKVATGICASSPVLFLLAIGIIVIVQSIPTIHYMGWHFMSTIQWNMGSLYGSMIHKNGVSVPSGASYGALVFIVGTVASSVLALIIAIPVSILTAMILAYRVRGPIGFVLSILVEILAGIPSVVVGLWGILVLAPWVSHQFGPFLRSVFGFIPFLGGSTGSGYGLLTSGIVLAMMIVPIITATARDLFRQVPLLAREGGLGLGMTTWETVRYICLPFIKDGLVGAIALGWGRAMGETMAVLMVSGNAINILPHNIYSPISTMAAFIANQLDSAQTDATGMAVHALSEMALVLLVITLFTNLLARFLVNRTTRRRSVKAGANG